The Melitaea cinxia chromosome Z, ilMelCinx1.1, whole genome shotgun sequence genomic interval tgaagatgacatgatcaaatgcaaagtttacaattctataaaggacatacagacaaacattcatttttatatatatatatatatatatatatagatacaaaaGCTAGGTCGAATAGCAGTAGCCGGCAGACGGTTGtactgcccggaaaacagctacaaaatttgatagcttacataccgagaGCAGAGGACATCCCGGGTCTAATTGACATAAAACCATACCGgatccgattgagataaaaactagcctatcttccaagttggaccaaattatagatgcttacaaaattcgATAAAAATTGTTCAGTTATTTCGGAGTTACCTATTGATAGCAGtaccacctatcgggtccatCTGAGATAAAAACAATCCTATCTTCCAAGTCGGAAGGAATATTCCTACCAAGTTTCAAGTCTATAAGCCTTATGGTTCCAGAGACATCGTGATGAGTCAATATATAGGTGGAAATCTCATATATATAGACAAGGTtaactaataacaaaaaatggGAAGAGTTTCTTTGCTGGATAAACATgacttcaaattatttagtaCTTATAATGAatgagaaaatattttacaatttaaatcagGGAATGATCCTGTTCAACACAACTTCTTTCTACGTAGCGCAAACTGTGGGATGTAACACACACAACTTTTATAGTACTGTAcagtatgtataatacaatatttaaacaatGGCTTATGTTCcttaattcattaaataaaaatagctgtaTAAAAGAAAACTACAAAAAATGCTTATGCATTTACTTATTGTATTACAcaatataacttaaatattacatactagAGAAATAATCACATTACATTTCTTATCTTAACGAAAGAATctgtaaaaaaaactatatggGTTTGTACAACAGGGTAGTAACATACTTCTTTCGATACCGATGAGTAGCTGACAGCACCATAACTCCATCTTTAATTGATAAGGCATACAGATGATTTAACATCACATGATTAGGTTCTGGTAGTAACGTAGGCTCACAAGACAAAGGAGTATCCTTGTTCAAAATTACTTGTAAAAGATGAGGTGGCAAAATGGGAGGTCCTGAAATTTTTTCCCACGGTTTAGATTGTGGTATTTCCTGAGAGTATTCAGTTTGTGCACCGCTATGTACTCCTTCGCTATCCTTGGCAAGAGCTTGAAAGACTTCGAAATCAGACATATTTACTGTGACTAAGTTGTTTTTAGAACCCATACCATTGTCTACAACTTTTACGGTAGGGTCATGACGCCACTCTCCATCTACAAAATACTTGTATTGGTGTTTCCCTTCGGGCAGatcaattatagtaacaaaatcTCCATGTGATTTAACCATTGGTATAGTTTTCCAATCGGTAAAAGTACCACTTATAAACACCTGCTTTCCTCCACCTTCCCATTTAAATACTGTTGGCAATACTATAACTTCATCAGCATCTTTGTTATCATCTGTCAATGTATTAGATCTTTCGCGCATAATTGTTTCTTCCACGTCATGTTCTGGCACAGCTTTGGTATAATAAGGTGCTCCATCTTCAATATTGTTGTCACCTTCCCGAATACCACGGTCGTCGTCATTCTTTTTGTCAAATGTAAAAGCTTCTCCTTCCTTTACTGGGGAAGATAAACTAACATCTGGATGTTTAGTTGAATGATCTTTGTGCAACTCTTTTGGGTGATTGCTTCCTGCATTTCCCATTTTTCAtcgaaacttaaaaatatttgttattttcaatcAATGTGTCACTTTTAAACCAGTGTAAGTTgccaaaactaaaataaataaaaaaataaaatgtcttttattcttttatagttttattaagtatatctttttttatttaatcataaaatgAGCTTAATGGCGTGCAAGTTTAACACGCCCAACAATCAGCGAACAAGAACTTGTAGTAATAGCAACAGCATGTGCTTGAGCAAAAATTTTTAGGGGCCCTTGATAAACGCGAAACTCGCATAAATAACTAATATGGggtcatccataaattacgtcacaaaTTTAACGATTTTTGGACCCCTCCGTCCTTGTCATATTTATGAGACTTCCCCCCTACCTAGTGTGACGTCACCTGTTTTGCAATTTTACACCTATAAATTCtcatttattgaattaaaataccaGTTTCgacgatatttttattgctagttatctaatatttagatatatcaTAATTTGAAACACGATGTACTTGTGCACTTGGATGCGCATAATTTGCTCGACATAATATTTACATGAAAATTATGCAAATTAACCACAACCAAGCAACGGCCTAATCAATTAGCGTTACACATTCTTTATTCTATATCAGTAAAATCGAGATCTGTATCGATTGGTTGACTGTGAATGTGCTCGCGTATGGGATGTGccctataattatgtatatagtatcaaaaaatatttatttccaaaataGTGTTTATTATACATACTAAAGACAACTTAAAATACCAAACacagtattataataaaatattcatacatcAAACGACACAAACAAATACACATAggtacatacacaaacacatacatacacatatacatacatacaaatatacatacataaatacatacaaaacatatACCTACTACGAGtataaacatacacataaaaacaatataccaataGATAACTTAACTAAGGGGATGAGCGGGAAACTTGAACGCGCGCGGTTGTTTTTTCTTGCTACtgttaaaatcattataaatatagttCAGGACAGGTGTAAagtgtatatatttagttatttagttttagttttgtattagcttgtttttcttctatttttggtAAGTGTATGTAAATCTTTATAGAATGAAGGTAGACCAGACCCGGGTGGTGGGAAAGATTTTAATTCACAATGTATTCCACAACCTAGCCATTTCATTATTATAGATTACGATGAATCGAGTATGGAAACTGACCAATCTATGACTAAAAAGCCATTTAAGAGATCTCGTcttcataaaatttgtaaacattGTAATAAGGAAGTTAGTAAAAACGCGGGAAACCAAAAAGTTGGTTGTCATTGTTCGGAGTCTGAGAAATCAGATGAgactaataaaaatgaaaataataaagatttccCCATTTCGGTACCACAATCACAGCTCCAACCTGATAACACTGTCTCTAAAAATCCCATAGGCagaaatatttacaatgaaaatgACGTGTCTCCATATTTAGTTCATgttcaaaaaattacaaaaggtgATAACGATGGAGTGATTTTACACCCAATCACATTCGGAGATTTCCTCAtgaaaaataagatatataatattattaatggcATTTTGAAAAAGATAGGACGAAACATAATTTctgtaacatttaataattttaaaaatgcgaattcatttttaaataatagcctGCTTCTTGAAAATAGTTATCACGCTTTTATACCATCTTTTAACGTTATTAGAATCGGTATCGTTAGGGGTGTGCCAATAGAATGGTCCCCAGAaggaattataaaaaatatttctacaccTATTGGTTGTGGTAAAGTTATAAATGTAAGatgtttaaattacaaaactgttgtTGAAGGCGCTACTGTGTGGAAGCCCacacaaacagtagtaatttattttgatggcAGGGTCCtcccaaaaataatttttatatgctaCAATTCTCTTCCAGTCGAGCTTTACATCTATCCcacaattgaattatttttgctGTTTATGTTCCGGCAACCAGTAAAGCGTGCCCGGAATTAAATAggcaaaaatgtattaaattacatatggCTGAACAGTGTGTATCATATGCAGAGGCCAATAAAGAGATACCAATGTCATATAAATCTTATTCAGAAGTTagtaaagaagtaaatattagCCTAAATCCtaataaatcatacaaaaaaacatttatatccaGACCAGCCAATAGGAGCCAATAGGGCTTAGCCAAGTTgacaatctacaatcgataacgctattagaaaactaacCAAATGTATAGGAATGACATCATCTCAACGTTAAGTCACGTGATCATAACAAACGAATAGAAAATTCGTAGACAAGTTTACTCGTTCAAAATGTTACAACGATATGGAATCGTTTCTACAACGACGATCACTACATCCCATACAATTGGTAGCCATGTTACAGTTTTGACAAGCGTCAGCGAAACGATGTCGAAATTTTTGAACGATAGCTAAAAGATTGCCGAGACCCAgtagtaaacgttaaaaaatggcgtctattatgataatatgaaaGAGTTGTGTTAGGACCGAGAATTgtttatttacgataattttgaaCTATATTCAGCATTTAGCCATGATGATTTTGGAAGAGCCATGCTGAGTTATTATTGAATAGgttatagtaattttaagttagtaagattttatttacattgtctagttacaaacttttattctttttttataaaaattaataaacgctttacactcaacggttCCCCCAGTAGAAcattctcctgtgttgggggtccggaaacacatacaacatacaatacacaaacacaacacccagaccacgactaacatctatatggtcgatataaatgtctgtcgggagcgggaatcgaacccgcgaccgctagcacaacagccagtgcatttaccgttgcgccaatgcgtcgtacTTAACTTCGTACGTCGTACGTAACTTTTATGTAGGtccttcatatttaatttatcatttacctacatatgatgaataatttattaatagtattttgtaaatgtccagttaattttatgttcaatgtaatgtacctacttaaatataaaataattaataaaacattattattattacaaataagtttattattgttttattaaaacactgATGATATTCGTGGCATGCACAGTTGGAAAGAAAGGATTTTTCAgtcattaatactttttatttacaattcactcaAAACCTACATTTTAgctattatttgttactttacataaaaatccaTTAGCTACagttattgtacataaatattagtttcattattacattttaagtataaattaaaataggttttgttatatacaaacaaaaattaattgttcctctgatattgcaggcaatttgaaattgtttataGCCCTCAGCTGAGACCACTATCACTACATTAGACATTTTAAGGAATAGTGTTTGTCGGAGGTAGCGATGATGGTCTCAACTtgtaaaaaaatggtaaaatttgcATCAAATTGTCTAGTACCAACTAAAcgacttaaaattacattttggcTTTCTTCCATTGCTATCCTTCGCAATTCTAATCACAACCTTTCCTTTTCTCTTCGTGGAATTTTTTTCCCTTTCCATGAATTCCAGTAAAGCTGCGAACTGTTCTGGGCTTGCTCAAGATCTATATTCCATCATATAAACcacttaatttttaagattttattttatttaggacaataaacaattgcataataaaagtttatcagcGCCGTTAtccacatataatattatatacatggcaGCACAATATTTCTGGAAATGTAAATTACAATCTATTACAATTTAAGAGAAAagagaaaatgaataaaattaatgaacatgACAGCTAACGAAACGATAAGAACAAGTCCTAaccaattcttaaaattaaaattacaaagattCCTAATATTCTTCCAAGATATCTTTCATTCCTATTCAGAATCATGTTATCATAACATTTCAAGTTTTTCTAGACacagtaatgtttaaaattaacactgtgatataataataataaaccaaatataagAAGAACTTTACCTTATTTCGGTTACGCATAAAACACttaataagttaataacaatTTCTTCTTCAGGATTAATGTCTTTCAATAGTtctattaacaatttataattttatgtataacgaCGTTGTGACTGACGTTAGTTTGACGCTCGTAAAAACGCTAATCATAgactaaaatattagttttttctaAAGAT includes:
- the LOC123668418 gene encoding 5'-AMP-activated protein kinase subunit beta-1-like, whose product is MGNAGSNHPKELHKDHSTKHPDVSLSSPVKEGEAFTFDKKNDDDRGIREGDNNIEDGAPYYTKAVPEHDVEETIMRERSNTLTDDNKDADEVIVLPTVFKWEGGGKQVFISGTFTDWKTIPMVKSHGDFVTIIDLPEGKHQYKYFVDGEWRHDPTVKVVDNGMGSKNNLVTVNMSDFEVFQALAKDSEGVHSGAQTEYSQEIPQSKPWEKISGPPILPPHLLQVILNKDTPLSCEPTLLPEPNHVMLNHLYALSIKDGVMVLSATHRYRKKYVTTLLYKPI